One region of Eleutherodactylus coqui strain aEleCoq1 chromosome 5, aEleCoq1.hap1, whole genome shotgun sequence genomic DNA includes:
- the LOC136628217 gene encoding zinc finger MYM-type protein 1-like encodes MEAGTSDSVYPSFKRPHDDDLIAMEEKRFCPVNMDIIKKEIKDEDETDCCEEAWLKGFGLYSDDGTQSSSHSHDADISLNAFAEEVLDSNTNYHCPIDENTTKFFDVDKPFQPSAELVPPQCFGTRKLRFQSAWYTDFPWLHYNPQLKGVLCFTCGKAETMGLLGSTRRRDSVFTAVGFSNWKKAREKFGSHQKSKSHEFATWKLMHALQNQKREAALEQQRKVRQAIPTLCLNKLISSVRFLIHRGHTFQTHESIEESLFELLKFLGQDNDVFKYWLMTNQNFTSPEIQHEIIGLMSVEITSLITREVNQGSMYYSILIDSIQNVESHQLCLFLRYLDSDMHPQEEFIGFLDPMEDTGTSAANLILDILDRHSLPIDLLRGIAFEGSSVTSPSFIESQALLKQKQPLARFVHCGAPCTSSLARNASHASPILQQALYSVNDLCKLFSKTSKFKFLFDEVTSNVACHTRLLCSSKWYVNLALINTIIQHYGLIIEGLREMQTHAGVSGVRAHVLFREFIEGHTIVSLLITRALLESLNILNINFDDQNRLMLNTLKKVKMVKEILTRVRQEAPVLDFLRQAEDFVIKFNLSPLSIPQQSLLCATSTEAAQPPIAVSKEDYFKTEYFKMIDAIVSQLDNQFFQQGFMEYCILEDVLLGTGKGEADNVIEQKLGVLSKYPEFNVRMLKVQLEMFAHKNSYSSLSEAVTLYKSVSPEVKEFFNELGKFLKLLLIVPVSTMESEQICGPFQRLKTLLKFTSTETRSNDVAICYVNETRLDNLCLETIAHNFVHGS; translated from the coding sequence GATTCTGTCTATCCATCCTTTAAACGTCCACATGACGATGATTTAATTGCCATGGAAGAAAAAAGATTTTGCCCCGTTAATATGGACATAATTAAGAAGGAAATCAAAGATGAAGATGAAACGGACTGCTGTGAAGAGGCTTGGTTGAAAGGTTTTGGTCTGTACAGCGATGATGGTACACAGTCAAGCAGCCATTCCCATGATGCTGATATAAGCTTGAATGCTTTTGCCGAAGAAGTGTTAGATTCCAACACAAATTATCATTGCCCGATAGATGAAAACACAACAAAATTTTTTGACGTCGATAAGCCATTTCAGCCATCGGCTGAACTTGTCCCCCCACAGTGTTTTGGAACCAGGAAACTAAGGTTCCAGAGTGCTTGGTATACTGATTTCCCATGGCTTCATTACAATCCCCAGCTAAAAGGTGTTCTTTGTTTTACATGTGGGAAAGCTGAGACCATGGGTCTCCTGGGCTCCACCAGAAGAAGAGATTCTGTATTTACAGCTGTAGGGTTTTCCAATTGGAAAAAGGCTCGGGAAAAGTTTGGTTCTCACCAAAAGTCTAAAAGCCATGAGTTTGCCACTTGGAAATTAATGCATGCCTTACAGAATCAGAAAAGAGAAGCGGCTTTAGAACAACAAAGAAAAGTTAGACAAGCTATTCCAACTCTTTGCTTGAACAAACTGATTTCTTCAGTTAGGTTCTTGATTCATAGAGGTCACACGTTTCAAACTCATGAGTCAATTGAAGAGAGTTTGTTTGAACTTCTGAAGTTTTTGGGTCAAGACAATGATGTCTTCAAATACTGGCTTATGACTAATCAAAATTTCACCAGCCCAGAAATCCAACATGAGATTATTGGCTTAATGAGCGTTGAGATCACATCATTGATCACCAGGGAAGTAAATCAAGGCTCGATGTATTACTCTATACTAATAGACAGCATTCAAAATGTTGAGTCGCATCAGCTGTGCCTCTTCTTGCGATACTTGGATTCAGACATGCATCCTCAAGAGGAATTTATTGGGTTTTTAGATCCAATGGAGGACACTGGTACTTCGGCTGCAAATCTTATCTTAGATATTCTAGATCGACATTCTTTGCCTATTGATCTTCTAAGAGGAATTGCATTTGAGGGATCGTCTGTCACTTCTCCTTCCTTTATAGAGTCGCAAGCTTTGCTGAAACAGAAACAACCTTTGGCCAGATTTGTCCATTGCGGAGCTCCTTGCACTAGTTCTTTAGCGAGAAATGCCAGCCATGCAAGTCCGATTTTGCAGCAGGCTTTATATTCTGTAAATGATCTGTGCAAATTATTTAGCAAAACATCAAAGTTTAAATTTTTATTTGACGAAGTGACTTCTAATGTCGCGTGTCATACAAGGCTCTTGTGTTCTTCCAAGTGGTATGTTAACCTCGCGCTGATAAATACCATTATTCAACACTATGGCTTGATCATAGAAGGTCTAAGAGAAATGCAAACACATGCAGGGGTTTCTGGTGTAAGAGCTCATGTTTTGTTCCGAGAGTTCATCGAAGGGCATACCATAGTGAGTTTGCTCATCACAAGGGCCCTACTGGAGTCATTGAACATTCTCAATATTAATTTTGACGATCAGAACAGGCTAATGCTGAACACATTGAAAAAGGTAAAGATGGTAAAAGAGATACTGACGAGGGTCCGTCAAGAAGCTCCTGTGTTGGACTTCCTAAGACAAGCAGAAGACTTTGTTATTAAATTTAATCTCTCACCTCTATCCATTCCACAGCAGAGCCTGTTGTGCGCTACGAGTACGGAGGCGGCACAACCACCAATCGCTGTTTCTAAGGAAGATTATTTTAAAACGGAGTATTTCAAAATGATTGATGCGATTGTTTCCCAGTTGGATAATCAGTTTTTCCAACAAGGCTTTATGGAATATTGCATTTTGGAAGATGTTCTGCTTGGTACAGGCAAAGGAGAAGCTGACAATGTTATTGAGCAAAAACTTGGAGTCCTTTCTAAATACCCAGAATTCAATGTTCGCATGTTAAAAGTTCAGTTAGAAATGTTTGCTCACAAAAACAGCTACAGTTCTCTGTCAGAAGCTGTAACCCTTTACAAGTCCGTTAGTCCTGAAGTTAAGGAGTTCTTCAACGAGTTGGgtaaatttttaaaacttttacttaTCGTTCCAGTGAGCACAATGGAAAGTGAGCAGATCTGTGGCCCCTTTCAAAGACTGAAAACTTTGTTAAAGTTTACAAGCACAGAGACGCGCTCAAATGATGTGGCGATATGCTATGTGAATGAAACCCGTTTAGATAACCTGTGTCTAGAAACTATTGCACACAACTTTGTACATGGCTCTTGA